DNA from Dehalobacter sp. 12DCB1:
TATCAAGAATAACCCTGCAATGTATATTATTGAATTTGATGGGAAGCTATTAAGTTATTCATTTGCAAGACCTTCAGATGATGACTCTAAAGATATACTTGCTGGAGTTAACCCCGAGATTGAAAAAGCAAGTAGAGAAGAAAATGAAGATGGCATTAACTATTATCTTACAGACAATAGAGGCGTTAAAACCTGTATTTTTACTGTGCCAAAGTAATTTGGAATTAATGTTAGGGTAATTCTTTGCCGTGGCATCGTATAACAGCGTATTCCCAAAATCTGAGAAGAATGAATGTAGTAACCAGACTTCGGGAATACGCAGGACGTTAGGCGAAAGACCATGCAGGGAACCGCGCA
Protein-coding regions in this window:
- a CDS encoding DUF4362 domain-containing protein; its protein translation is MKRFTFFSLLFVYLIMSLTACSALFPYYSSNKAIENGDVVVSGSKIYNIDKLDKFIDSINRGEKTKVQIDKYNIKNNPAMYIIEFDGKLLSYSFARPSDDDSKDILAGVNPEIEKASREENEDGINYYLTDNRGVKTCIFTVPK